A genomic stretch from Desulfobacteraceae bacterium includes:
- the nqrE gene encoding NADH:ubiquinone reductase (Na(+)-transporting) subunit E, producing MENTENLISILLNSVFVGNILLAYFLGMCSFLAVSKNLRTATGLGIAVIFVLTITAPANWLVYHFLLAPGALAWAGLPEVNLSFLRLVLFIAVIAGMVQVVEMVIDRFSPALYNNLGVFLPLITVNCAILGASLFMVEREYTFSETVVYGFGSGVGWMLAIVAMATLLQKLRYADVPEGLQGFGINMIVTGLMAMAFMIFSGIML from the coding sequence ATGGAAAACACCGAGAACCTGATCAGCATCCTGTTGAACTCGGTTTTTGTGGGCAACATCCTGCTGGCCTATTTTTTGGGGATGTGCTCGTTTCTGGCGGTCTCCAAGAACCTGCGGACCGCCACCGGCCTGGGGATAGCGGTGATCTTCGTTTTGACCATCACCGCACCGGCCAACTGGCTGGTCTACCACTTTCTGCTGGCCCCCGGGGCGCTGGCCTGGGCGGGCCTGCCGGAGGTCAACCTGAGCTTCCTGCGGCTGGTGCTCTTCATCGCTGTCATCGCCGGCATGGTCCAGGTGGTGGAGATGGTCATCGACCGCTTTTCCCCGGCGCTCTATAACAACCTGGGGGTCTTTCTGCCGCTGATCACCGTCAACTGCGCCATATTGGGGGCCTCGCTGTTCATGGTGGAGCGCGAGTACACCTTCAGCGAAACCGTGGTCTACGGCTTCGGCTCGGGTGTCGGCTGGATGCTGGCCATCGTGGCTATGGCCACCCTGCTGCAAAAGCTGCGCTACGCCGATGTCCCCGAGGGCTTGCAGGGATTCGGGATCAACATGATCGTGACCGGCCTGATGGCCATGGCATTCATGATTTTCTCGGGAATTATGCTTTAG
- a CDS encoding NADH:ubiquinone reductase (Na(+)-transporting) subunit D translates to MKLSRSTTYKAISAALWQSNPISKQILGICSALAVTVQLQTAIVMGLALTMVVAFSNLIIALLRDLIPRNIRIIAEVAIIATLVILADELLKAFLYDISKQLSVFVGLIITNCIVMGRAETYAMSHGPYDSFVDGIANGIGYSSILIGVAFVRELLGSGKLLGFQVVPEVFYSAGYENMGLMVLAPGAFIAIGLFVWLEHTLLKN, encoded by the coding sequence ATGAAGCTCAGCCGCAGCACGACCTACAAGGCGATTTCCGCGGCCCTCTGGCAGAGCAACCCGATCTCCAAGCAGATTCTCGGGATCTGCTCGGCGCTGGCGGTCACCGTCCAGCTCCAGACCGCCATCGTCATGGGGCTGGCGCTGACAATGGTGGTGGCCTTCTCCAACCTGATCATCGCGCTCCTGCGCGATCTCATCCCGCGCAACATCCGGATCATCGCCGAAGTGGCCATCATCGCGACCCTGGTGATTCTGGCCGACGAGCTGCTCAAGGCCTTTCTCTACGACATCAGCAAGCAGCTCTCGGTCTTCGTGGGGCTGATCATCACCAACTGCATCGTCATGGGGCGGGCGGAGACCTACGCCATGTCCCACGGCCCCTACGACTCCTTCGTGGACGGGATCGCCAACGGGATCGGCTACAGCTCGATTTTAATCGGGGTGGCGTTCGTCCGCGAGCTCCTGGGCTCCGGCAAACTCCTGGGGTTCCAGGTCGTTCCCGAGGTTTTTTACAGCGCGGGGTATGAGAACATGGGGCTGATGGTTCTGGCGCCGGGCGCCTTCATCGCCATCGGGCTTTTCGTCTGGCTGGAGCACACCCTTTTGAAGAACTGA
- a CDS encoding FMN-binding protein yields MSSQARSLLFAAVLCLVCSIVLTAAATGLQALQQQNMLHDKHRNILKSVALIDPEERQDRAAVEKLYDEFIEAVWVTPEGEIVAEGDRGQQDYPIYLYTREGAIRAYIVPIDSRGLWGRILGYLAIESDGSTISGFTVYQHSETPGLGGEIEKRWFQKNFVGKRIVDRDGNFVSVQIAKGDVEARVPEPQRPYYVDGISGATLTGQYLSAGLREILHKYEPVSIKFRNNQIQSVPDGNS; encoded by the coding sequence ATGTCTAGCCAAGCCAGATCGCTGCTGTTCGCTGCCGTCCTGTGTCTGGTCTGCAGCATCGTGCTGACCGCCGCCGCCACGGGCCTGCAGGCCCTGCAGCAGCAGAACATGCTGCACGACAAGCACCGCAATATCCTGAAGTCGGTCGCCCTGATCGACCCGGAGGAACGCCAGGACCGGGCCGCGGTGGAAAAACTCTACGACGAGTTCATCGAGGCGGTCTGGGTCACCCCGGAGGGTGAGATCGTGGCCGAAGGCGACCGCGGTCAGCAAGATTACCCGATCTACCTCTACACCCGGGAGGGCGCCATCCGCGCCTATATCGTGCCCATCGACAGCCGCGGGCTGTGGGGCCGGATTCTCGGCTACCTGGCCATCGAGAGCGACGGCTCGACCATTTCCGGCTTCACCGTCTACCAGCACTCCGAAACCCCGGGGCTGGGCGGTGAGATCGAAAAGAGGTGGTTCCAGAAAAACTTCGTCGGCAAGCGCATCGTGGACCGGGACGGCAATTTCGTTTCCGTGCAGATCGCCAAGGGCGACGTCGAGGCCCGGGTCCCCGAACCCCAGCGGCCCTATTACGTGGACGGCATCAGCGGCGCTACCCTTACCGGCCAGTACCTGAGCGCCGGCCTGCGGGAGATCCTCCACAAGTACGAGCCGGTCTCGATCAAGTTCCGCAACAACCAGATCCAGTCCGTCCCCGACGGCAATTCCTGA
- the nqrF gene encoding NADH:ubiquinone reductase (Na(+)-transporting) subunit F yields MSVYLISLVVFSGVIFFLVGVLLLVEAKVTQKGERRIVINDDEEKSIRTPVGRTLLSALTENDILIPSACGGQGTCGTCKCVVTAGGGDILPTELSLVGRKERLQGVRLACQLKVKEDLEIRIPDEIFNIRKYNATVVSNENVATFIKELQLRLDPGEEMPFEAGAYVQIDIPEYRTSFEEFNIDKRYRAAWDRFGLLKLQARAEEPCYRAYSLANPPSEKLLRFTIRIATPPPGSDAPPGVGSSFVFSLKPGDRVTVSGPYGDFFVAPTEREMCFIGGGAGMAPMRSHIRHQLETEHTERRITFWYGARSRQEMFYDEEFQDLARRHPNFSYHVALSEPQPEDDWEGPVGFIHQVAYDMYLSRHEDPTEIEYYLCGPPMMLSAVKKMLDSLGVEPEMISYDEFG; encoded by the coding sequence ATGTCGGTCTATCTTATCAGCCTGGTGGTTTTCAGCGGGGTGATCTTTTTCCTGGTGGGGGTTCTGCTGCTGGTGGAGGCCAAGGTCACCCAGAAGGGCGAACGCCGCATCGTGATCAACGACGACGAGGAGAAAAGCATCCGCACCCCGGTGGGCCGCACCCTGCTCTCGGCGCTGACCGAAAACGACATCCTGATTCCCTCGGCCTGTGGCGGCCAGGGCACCTGCGGCACCTGCAAGTGCGTGGTGACTGCCGGCGGCGGCGACATCCTGCCCACCGAACTGTCGTTGGTGGGTCGCAAGGAGCGGCTGCAGGGCGTGCGCCTGGCCTGCCAGCTGAAGGTCAAGGAAGACCTTGAAATCCGGATCCCCGACGAGATCTTCAACATCCGCAAGTACAACGCGACGGTGGTTTCCAACGAAAACGTGGCCACCTTCATCAAGGAACTCCAGCTGCGGCTGGATCCCGGCGAGGAGATGCCCTTTGAGGCCGGGGCCTATGTCCAGATCGACATCCCCGAGTACCGAACCTCCTTTGAGGAGTTCAACATCGACAAGCGCTACCGCGCCGCCTGGGACCGCTTCGGCCTGCTGAAGCTCCAGGCGCGGGCCGAGGAACCCTGCTACCGGGCCTATTCCCTGGCCAACCCGCCCAGCGAAAAACTGCTGCGCTTCACCATCCGCATCGCCACCCCGCCGCCGGGAAGCGACGCGCCGCCGGGTGTGGGATCATCCTTCGTCTTCAGCCTCAAACCGGGGGACCGGGTGACGGTCAGCGGCCCCTACGGTGATTTTTTCGTCGCCCCCACCGAGCGCGAGATGTGCTTCATCGGCGGCGGCGCCGGCATGGCGCCCATGCGCAGCCACATCCGCCACCAGCTGGAAACCGAGCACACCGAGCGCCGGATCACCTTCTGGTACGGGGCCCGCTCGCGCCAGGAGATGTTCTACGACGAGGAGTTTCAGGACTTGGCCCGTCGGCACCCCAATTTCAGCTACCACGTGGCGCTCTCCGAACCCCAGCCCGAAGACGATTGGGAGGGCCCGGTCGGCTTCATCCACCAGGTGGCGTACGACATGTACCTCAGCCGGCACGAAGACCCGACGGAAATCGAATACTATCTCTGCGGCCCGCCGATGATGCTCAGCGCGGTCAAAAAGATGCTGGACAGCCTGGGGGTGGAGCCGGAAATGATCAGCTACGACGAGTTCGGCTGA
- a CDS encoding ferredoxin:thioredoxin reductase, producing the protein MDAEELYQMLKKSQEPKGYYFNKDLERVFDLMAALLFNKERYGYMGCPCRLVSGDKENDRDIICPCVYRTPDVEEYGSCYCNLYVSKEWNEEKIPHAYVPERRPPEKILL; encoded by the coding sequence ATGGATGCCGAAGAACTCTACCAGATGCTCAAAAAGAGCCAGGAACCCAAAGGCTACTACTTCAACAAGGATCTCGAGCGGGTCTTCGATCTGATGGCGGCGCTGCTCTTCAACAAGGAGCGCTACGGCTACATGGGCTGTCCCTGCCGGCTGGTCTCGGGCGACAAGGAAAACGACCGCGACATCATCTGCCCGTGTGTCTACCGCACCCCCGACGTTGAGGAATACGGCAGCTGCTACTGCAACCTCTACGTTTCCAAGGAGTGGAACGAGGAAAAAATTCCCCACGCCTACGTACCCGAAAGACGCCCGCCGGAAAAGATCCTGCTCTAA